The Natronoglycomyces albus genome has a segment encoding these proteins:
- the mce gene encoding methylmalonyl-CoA epimerase has translation MSITSGIGLRRIDHVGIAVPDLDQALELYVGTLGGECTHTETNSEQGVSEAMVAWPDGSSQVQLLAPLDENSTIQKFLDRQGPGLQQLAFEVEDIDHACAVLRDKGVRLLFDEPKTGTGGSRINFAHPKDVGGVLVELVEPVASTTPH, from the coding sequence ATGTCGATTACATCCGGTATTGGTCTGCGGCGCATCGATCACGTGGGCATAGCGGTGCCTGACCTCGATCAGGCGCTGGAATTGTACGTGGGCACCCTCGGTGGAGAGTGCACACACACCGAGACTAACTCTGAGCAGGGCGTATCGGAGGCGATGGTGGCATGGCCGGACGGTTCGTCACAGGTGCAGCTGCTGGCCCCGCTGGATGAGAACTCCACGATCCAGAAGTTCCTCGACCGACAGGGACCTGGCCTTCAGCAGCTCGCCTTCGAGGTTGAGGACATCGACCACGCTTGCGCGGTTTTGCGCGACAAGGGCGTGCGGCTGCTGTTCGACGAGCCGAAAACCGGCACCGGTGGCTCTCGCATCAACTTCGCTCATCCCAAGGACGTCGGTGGCGTCCTGGTGGAATTGGTGGAACCGGTCGCGTCCACCACGCCCCACTGA
- a CDS encoding cell division protein DivIVA — MSQQPSNNSFFDSDQQVPEFPVQLRGYDRHQVDEFIQKNLARLQQVEQARTEAEQRMTEAQRRLRQAEQRIQGLDQRLNEQAEQLEENSRPTLSGLGTRVEQILRLAEEQANEHRAEAKRETEGILSASRLEAREITDNARNEAGALKKSAEQEATELRTTCEREVAELRTQARRECETLRNDAERETKQLRTSTGHEVAELKASVEREVATMRATADREITQLRAKAAREAEERRAEAAKLFAEAKEKRDKDLQALDLELAERKEKAEREESERHAKAVAETQKLVSEAEERARDAESRAKDTETKAETRRAEADKYCHETTTKAKAEAEKTLKDAKAEAERCLNDSKADADRITKEAENKVADLTKKRDEVQATLRNMQQMLGGLMGGGAADAAGGEEKESSDK; from the coding sequence ATGTCCCAGCAGCCCTCCAATAATTCATTCTTCGATAGCGACCAACAGGTGCCGGAGTTCCCCGTCCAGCTGCGGGGATACGACCGGCACCAGGTGGATGAATTCATCCAGAAGAACCTGGCTCGACTCCAGCAAGTTGAGCAGGCTCGAACTGAGGCCGAGCAACGCATGACCGAGGCGCAACGCCGCCTCCGCCAAGCAGAGCAACGTATTCAGGGGCTTGACCAGCGCCTGAATGAGCAAGCCGAACAGCTTGAGGAAAACAGCCGACCGACTCTGTCGGGGCTGGGCACCCGAGTTGAGCAGATTCTCCGGCTGGCCGAAGAACAGGCCAACGAGCACCGAGCCGAGGCGAAACGAGAGACCGAAGGCATCCTTTCGGCCTCCCGCCTCGAAGCGCGCGAGATCACCGACAACGCCCGCAACGAAGCTGGCGCGTTGAAGAAGTCCGCCGAGCAAGAAGCCACCGAGCTGCGCACCACCTGCGAGCGCGAAGTGGCCGAGCTGCGCACCCAGGCCCGTCGCGAGTGCGAGACACTGCGAAACGACGCCGAGCGCGAGACCAAGCAACTGCGTACCTCGACCGGCCACGAAGTCGCCGAGCTGAAGGCCTCCGTGGAACGCGAAGTGGCCACCATGCGCGCCACCGCCGACCGCGAGATCACGCAGCTGCGCGCCAAAGCCGCCCGGGAAGCCGAAGAGCGTCGCGCCGAAGCCGCGAAGCTCTTCGCCGAGGCCAAGGAAAAGCGCGACAAAGACTTGCAGGCCCTCGACCTCGAACTTGCCGAGCGCAAGGAAAAGGCCGAGCGCGAAGAGTCCGAGCGTCACGCCAAGGCCGTCGCCGAAACGCAGAAGCTCGTCAGCGAAGCCGAAGAGCGCGCCCGCGACGCCGAATCCCGCGCCAAGGACACCGAGACCAAGGCCGAGACGCGGCGGGCCGAGGCGGACAAGTACTGCCACGAGACCACGACCAAGGCCAAGGCCGAAGCCGAAAAGACTCTCAAGGACGCCAAGGCCGAAGCCGAGCGTTGCCTCAACGACTCCAAGGCCGATGCCGATCGCATCACCAAAGAGGCGGAGAACAAGGTCGCCGACCTCACCAAGAAGCGTGACGAAGTCCAAGCCACGCTGCGTAATATGCAGCAAATGCTGGGCGGACTCATGGGCGGCGGCGCCGCCGACGCCGCAGGTGGCGAAGAAAAAGAGTCTTCGGACAAGTAA
- a CDS encoding DivIVA domain-containing protein has translation MAREKKDASYSDDTELFADFNEVEAVDRGFDSAVRGYDRRQVDRYLQSIELQRDTLAGERAEAMAQIDRLMVQIQQLQAQIHDLRRRNAVGEKVKYADFGVRIEHIFALVEEEADAIRDRAKGEANELRAEAAKKLHEADQHIETARRDFETTLKNRRDAAEKAEADRRAILDAEMNKRARQAQETLEAAETRAAAILEEAQADADAKRAAADEQARQLAEHMERLRAEALETKEKAEADAELVGEEARNKATMLIAEAEAEADRQRTALSEELDTIRTDTIAKLDKFKQDTETFAETVRSEAEEHATSIKAEAADEAALLRSEAADEAKRLREEGEAARDEANKAAEKIRLDADDYSRNVKEDAVTEAEKLRAEARSERDKATSEREAIQNERDQLISAAKAEAGEIVSSAEERAEQMVTKAEAKAEAARKRADELSKNAKSVAKRDAEAILSTARAQAKKIVGDAKAEKKAAGGEDSDADSKEKASSSST, from the coding sequence ATGGCGCGCGAGAAAAAGGACGCATCGTACAGCGATGACACTGAACTCTTCGCTGACTTCAATGAAGTCGAGGCCGTTGACCGGGGTTTTGATTCGGCCGTGCGCGGATACGATCGGCGGCAGGTGGACAGGTATCTGCAATCGATCGAGCTACAGCGCGACACCCTGGCCGGGGAACGCGCCGAGGCGATGGCGCAAATCGACCGCCTCATGGTGCAAATCCAGCAGTTGCAGGCCCAAATCCACGACCTGCGCCGCCGCAACGCCGTTGGGGAGAAAGTCAAGTACGCCGACTTTGGCGTGCGCATCGAACACATCTTCGCCCTAGTCGAAGAGGAAGCCGATGCCATCCGCGACCGTGCCAAGGGCGAGGCCAACGAGCTGCGAGCCGAGGCCGCCAAGAAGTTGCACGAGGCCGACCAGCACATCGAAACCGCACGCCGCGACTTCGAGACCACGCTGAAAAATCGCCGCGACGCCGCCGAAAAGGCCGAAGCCGATCGCCGAGCCATCCTCGACGCGGAAATGAACAAGCGCGCCCGACAGGCGCAAGAGACGCTCGAGGCCGCCGAGACCAGGGCCGCCGCCATTCTCGAAGAGGCCCAGGCCGACGCTGACGCCAAGCGTGCCGCGGCAGACGAGCAGGCCCGCCAATTGGCCGAGCACATGGAGCGGCTGCGGGCCGAGGCACTCGAAACCAAGGAAAAGGCCGAAGCCGACGCCGAACTAGTCGGCGAAGAGGCCCGCAACAAGGCCACGATGCTCATTGCCGAGGCTGAGGCCGAGGCCGACCGCCAACGCACGGCGCTGTCCGAGGAACTCGACACGATCCGCACCGACACCATCGCCAAGCTCGACAAGTTCAAGCAAGATACCGAGACCTTTGCCGAGACCGTCCGTTCCGAGGCAGAAGAGCACGCGACATCCATCAAGGCCGAAGCCGCCGACGAAGCCGCGCTCCTGCGATCCGAGGCCGCCGACGAGGCGAAACGCCTCCGCGAAGAGGGCGAGGCCGCTCGCGACGAGGCCAACAAGGCCGCCGAGAAAATCCGTCTCGACGCCGACGACTACAGCCGCAACGTCAAGGAAGACGCGGTGACGGAAGCCGAGAAGCTGCGCGCCGAGGCCCGCTCTGAGCGAGACAAGGCCACATCCGAACGCGAAGCGATTCAAAACGAACGCGACCAGCTCATCAGCGCCGCCAAAGCCGAAGCCGGAGAGATCGTCTCCAGCGCCGAGGAGCGTGCCGAGCAGATGGTCACCAAGGCCGAAGCCAAGGCGGAGGCGGCTCGTAAACGGGCCGACGAACTGTCGAAGAACGCCAAGAGCGTGGCCAAGCGCGACGCCGAGGCAATCCTTTCGACCGCCCGCGCCCAGGCCAAGAAGATCGTCGGAGACGCCAAGGCGGAAAAGAAAGCCGCCGGTGGAGAGGACAGCGACGCCGACAGCAAGGAAAAGGCGTCGTCCTCCTCAACGTGA
- a CDS encoding protein kinase domain-containing protein, whose protein sequence is MASPRSIGAVQIDRLLHRDPVSSVFSGTVDSDPTTSVCVTVAHERVDGSRREVFLEWAAKLTGVSTHQHIASFASIGLTEGAQPYLAVHATRRTLVDKLNEEGPLPDGQVRALGVALADALATLHERGLVHGSVQPANVLIGPGQLLQLSAFDNCAPVLARALPASAYTAPEHLDAAQAAEVAASPAADIYALSTLLYAALGGHLPWTAGSSRDGLTNPLLRAAPVPHISGTSQALTNLIGWGLHANPSARPTAQQLRQELTRLDFRGAALDTFTAGRRPTSVAGTLIPRTGLRPVTVAQNTDVALYERAEDSQLRPRLRKAATALAGVALTGAIVSGAALATYAATNPSAAPTCPETEQVARLVVQDIPDGDLVESWCTADGYVAATVDSPETDEPVAREPESYDVKTEIDETGQVALAWVIEDDELVPVLDCADLDLPDTIKKHLNC, encoded by the coding sequence ATGGCATCCCCCCGCTCCATTGGCGCAGTGCAGATCGACCGTTTACTGCATCGCGACCCGGTTAGCAGCGTCTTCTCCGGCACTGTCGACTCCGACCCCACCACATCGGTGTGCGTGACCGTCGCACACGAGCGAGTCGACGGCTCCCGTCGAGAAGTTTTCCTCGAATGGGCGGCAAAGCTGACAGGCGTCTCGACGCATCAGCACATCGCCTCCTTCGCATCCATCGGCCTCACCGAGGGTGCCCAGCCGTACTTGGCTGTCCACGCCACCCGTCGCACCCTCGTCGACAAGCTCAACGAGGAAGGCCCCTTGCCCGACGGGCAAGTGCGGGCTCTCGGCGTGGCGTTGGCCGATGCCCTGGCGACCCTGCACGAGCGCGGCCTGGTGCACGGCTCGGTCCAACCTGCCAACGTTCTGATCGGACCTGGGCAGCTTTTGCAGCTCAGTGCCTTCGACAACTGTGCGCCGGTGTTGGCGCGAGCCCTACCCGCCAGTGCCTACACCGCCCCTGAGCATTTGGACGCGGCGCAGGCGGCGGAAGTCGCCGCCAGCCCCGCCGCCGACATCTACGCGCTGTCGACCCTTCTCTACGCCGCTTTGGGCGGGCATTTGCCGTGGACGGCGGGGTCTAGCCGAGACGGGCTGACCAATCCCCTGCTCAGGGCCGCTCCTGTCCCCCACATTTCCGGCACGTCGCAGGCGTTGACCAACCTGATCGGGTGGGGTCTGCACGCGAATCCGAGCGCTCGCCCCACGGCGCAGCAGCTGCGGCAGGAACTGACCCGCTTGGACTTTCGAGGCGCGGCCCTAGACACGTTTACCGCTGGGCGACGCCCCACGTCAGTGGCCGGCACGTTGATACCCCGGACGGGCCTGCGGCCGGTGACGGTCGCCCAGAACACTGATGTGGCGCTGTATGAACGCGCCGAGGACAGCCAGTTGCGGCCGCGACTTCGCAAGGCGGCTACGGCGCTGGCTGGGGTGGCATTGACGGGAGCGATTGTCAGTGGCGCGGCCTTGGCCACGTACGCGGCGACGAACCCGTCGGCCGCGCCGACGTGTCCCGAGACCGAACAAGTGGCTCGGCTCGTGGTGCAGGACATCCCTGACGGGGATTTGGTCGAGTCCTGGTGTACGGCCGACGGCTATGTGGCGGCCACGGTTGATTCGCCCGAGACCGATGAACCGGTGGCGCGGGAACCGGAATCCTATGACGTCAAGACGGAGATCGACGAGACCGGCCAGGTCGCCTTGGCGTGGGTGATCGAGGATGACGAGTTGGTCCCGGTCCTCGACTGCGCCGACCTTGACCTTCCCGACACCATCAAGAAGCACCTGAACTGCTAA
- a CDS encoding acetyl-CoA C-acetyltransferase produces MVTGDPDTTVILSSARTPIGRFNGSLASKAAPELAGHAIKAALERAGVSADSVSQVILGQVLPAGVGQNPARQAAVSAGIPMTIPALSVNKVCLSGLTAIGLADSLLRGGAAEVIVAGGMESMSRAPHLLPGSRTGHKYGDAALIDHLAYDGLTDAYDEISMGESTERHLAGTGISRADQDAFAAESHQRAAKAADKLASEIAPIEVPAGRKETKILDADEGIRADTTAEGLGKLRPAFAKDGTITAASASQISDGAAALVLTTKRYAEANGLSYVGEILSYATVAGPDNGLLHQPSNAINAALELSGHTVADLDVVEINEAFAAVALASAKDLGIDLDKVNPNGGAIALGHPIGASGARLPIALLTELVSRGGGLGAVALCGGGGQGDALIVRAGA; encoded by the coding sequence ATGGTCACCGGAGACCCCGACACCACGGTCATCCTCTCTTCCGCCCGCACCCCCATAGGGCGGTTCAACGGCTCGCTGGCCTCGAAGGCAGCCCCCGAACTGGCCGGACACGCCATTAAAGCCGCGCTGGAGCGCGCTGGAGTGTCCGCCGACTCGGTGAGCCAGGTCATTCTCGGGCAGGTCCTGCCAGCGGGCGTGGGGCAAAACCCCGCCCGGCAGGCAGCCGTGTCCGCAGGCATTCCCATGACGATTCCCGCCCTGTCGGTGAACAAGGTGTGCCTGTCGGGCCTCACCGCCATCGGCTTGGCCGATTCGCTGCTGCGCGGCGGAGCCGCCGAGGTCATAGTCGCCGGAGGCATGGAGTCCATGTCGCGGGCTCCGCACTTGCTACCGGGCTCGCGCACCGGTCACAAGTACGGCGACGCGGCTTTGATCGACCACCTTGCCTACGACGGCCTCACCGACGCCTATGACGAGATTTCGATGGGCGAGAGCACCGAGCGCCACCTGGCCGGAACCGGTATCAGCCGCGCCGATCAAGACGCCTTCGCCGCCGAGAGCCACCAGCGGGCCGCCAAGGCCGCCGATAAACTTGCCAGCGAAATCGCTCCGATCGAAGTGCCAGCCGGGCGCAAGGAAACCAAGATCCTCGACGCCGACGAGGGTATTCGTGCCGACACCACCGCCGAGGGCCTGGGCAAGCTACGCCCGGCCTTTGCCAAGGACGGCACCATTACCGCCGCCTCGGCCTCGCAGATCTCCGACGGCGCCGCCGCGCTGGTGCTCACCACCAAGCGTTACGCGGAGGCTAACGGCCTGTCCTACGTGGGCGAGATTCTCTCGTACGCGACCGTGGCCGGGCCCGACAACGGCTTGCTGCACCAGCCGTCGAATGCCATCAACGCCGCGCTAGAGCTGTCGGGCCACACCGTGGCCGACCTCGACGTGGTCGAGATCAACGAGGCCTTCGCCGCAGTGGCCTTGGCCTCGGCCAAAGACCTCGGGATTGACCTGGACAAGGTCAACCCCAACGGTGGGGCCATCGCCCTGGGGCACCCCATCGGTGCCTCCGGTGCCCGCTTGCCGATCGCGTTGCTGACCGAACTGGTCTCTCGCGGTGGCGGACTGGGCGCAGTGGCTCTCTGTGGTGGCGGAGGTCAAGGTGACGCCTTGATCGTGCGAGCAGGCGCATGA
- a CDS encoding valine--tRNA ligase, translated as MNENAKNPASDTQLPKQYAPADVEARLYAKWVADGRFVADENSEKEPYAVVIPPPNVTGKLHLGHAMDHTAIDSTVRRKRMQGFEALFLPGTDHAGISTQNVVEKELAAEGLTRHDLGREAFVERVWEWKHQYGGAISDQMRRIGDGVDWSRERFTLDEGLSSAVQTMFKRLYEDDLIYRARRIINWCPRCHTALSDIEVEHSDDQGELVSMRYGDGEDSLVVATTRVETMLGDTGVAVHPSDERYRHLVGRTIELPLVGRQIPVVADEHVDPEFGTGAVKVTPAHDPNDFEIGQRHQLDAPLIMDEDAAITAEGPFAGMDRYEARAAITEALRAQGRIVAEKRPYEHAVGHCERCKTVVEPRLSLQWFVKVESLAKRAGDAVRNGETKIYPPEQEKRYFAWVDNLLDWCISRQLWWGHRIPIWYGPNGEEVCVGPGEEAPEGYVQDEDVLDTWFSSGLWPFSTLGWPDQTAALKKFYPTASLMTGQDILFFWVVRMMMFGTYAMDEVPFKEVFLHGLIRDDEGKKMSKSRGNGIDPLDIVDNYGTDALRFLMARGLQPGSDLNVSNELAEIARNFCNKLWNATRFALMSGATVEADFDPTSEDLSLIDRWILSRLSHTVQTVDTYWEAYEFAKATDALYHFAWDDVCDWYLELTKPVINSGDAAAADRTRRVLGHVLDQLLRLLHPIIPFVTEELWQNLIGSQEESLTVAAWPTPGLIDDVAQAQVEQLKELVTEIRRFRSDQGVKPSQTVAARLSGLAEVGLAQQEPLIRTLAKLEDAEDFNSTAELAVTDQLSVQLDTRGTIDVAAERARLDKALAAAQKELTQCSKKLGNEGFLAKAPAEVVEKIRGRATSAESDIARIESQLERLAAS; from the coding sequence GTGAACGAGAATGCGAAGAACCCAGCGTCAGATACCCAGTTGCCTAAGCAATACGCGCCCGCCGATGTAGAGGCGCGTCTGTATGCCAAGTGGGTAGCTGATGGGCGCTTCGTAGCCGATGAGAACTCCGAAAAGGAGCCCTACGCGGTCGTCATCCCGCCGCCCAACGTCACCGGCAAACTGCACTTGGGCCACGCCATGGATCACACCGCCATCGACTCCACCGTGCGCCGGAAACGAATGCAGGGTTTCGAGGCGTTGTTCCTGCCCGGCACCGACCACGCCGGAATCTCGACTCAAAACGTGGTGGAAAAGGAACTGGCCGCTGAAGGCCTCACCCGCCACGACCTGGGCCGTGAGGCCTTTGTGGAGCGTGTCTGGGAATGGAAGCACCAGTACGGCGGGGCGATCTCCGACCAGATGCGGCGCATCGGCGACGGGGTGGACTGGAGCCGCGAACGCTTCACACTCGATGAGGGCCTGTCATCGGCCGTGCAGACGATGTTCAAGCGCCTGTACGAGGATGACCTGATCTACCGGGCCCGACGCATCATCAACTGGTGCCCGCGCTGCCACACCGCCCTATCCGATATCGAGGTCGAACACTCCGATGACCAGGGTGAACTGGTCTCCATGCGTTACGGCGACGGAGAGGACTCGCTGGTGGTGGCCACTACCCGAGTCGAGACGATGCTGGGCGACACCGGTGTGGCGGTCCACCCCTCCGATGAGCGCTACCGCCACCTAGTGGGCCGCACCATCGAACTACCACTGGTGGGCCGTCAGATCCCGGTCGTGGCCGACGAACACGTTGACCCCGAATTCGGCACCGGGGCCGTCAAGGTCACCCCGGCACACGACCCGAACGACTTCGAGATTGGCCAGCGCCACCAGCTGGACGCCCCGCTGATCATGGACGAGGACGCCGCGATCACCGCCGAGGGCCCCTTTGCGGGAATGGACCGCTATGAGGCCCGCGCCGCGATCACCGAGGCACTGCGTGCACAGGGGCGCATCGTGGCCGAGAAGCGGCCCTATGAGCACGCCGTGGGGCACTGTGAGCGCTGCAAGACCGTCGTCGAGCCGCGATTGAGCCTGCAGTGGTTTGTGAAGGTCGAGTCCCTGGCCAAGCGGGCCGGGGACGCGGTGCGCAACGGCGAGACCAAGATTTACCCGCCCGAGCAGGAGAAACGCTATTTCGCCTGGGTGGACAACCTGCTGGACTGGTGTATTTCACGCCAGCTGTGGTGGGGGCACCGGATTCCGATTTGGTATGGACCAAATGGCGAAGAGGTGTGCGTGGGCCCGGGCGAGGAGGCCCCAGAGGGCTATGTGCAAGACGAGGACGTGCTCGACACGTGGTTCTCCTCTGGCCTGTGGCCGTTCTCGACCCTGGGCTGGCCCGACCAGACTGCGGCACTGAAGAAGTTCTATCCGACCGCCTCGCTCATGACCGGGCAGGACATCCTGTTCTTCTGGGTGGTGCGGATGATGATGTTCGGTACCTACGCGATGGACGAGGTGCCGTTCAAGGAAGTGTTCCTGCACGGCCTCATCCGCGACGATGAGGGCAAGAAGATGTCGAAGTCGCGTGGCAACGGCATCGACCCACTGGACATCGTGGACAACTACGGCACCGACGCGCTGCGGTTCCTGATGGCCCGTGGCCTGCAACCGGGCTCGGACCTGAACGTGTCCAACGAGCTGGCCGAGATCGCCCGTAACTTCTGCAACAAGCTGTGGAACGCCACCCGCTTCGCCCTCATGAGCGGCGCGACCGTGGAGGCGGACTTCGACCCGACCAGTGAGGACCTGTCGCTGATCGACCGGTGGATTCTCAGCCGCCTGTCGCACACTGTGCAGACGGTCGACACCTACTGGGAGGCCTACGAATTCGCCAAGGCCACCGACGCGCTCTACCACTTCGCGTGGGACGACGTGTGTGACTGGTACCTGGAATTGACCAAGCCAGTCATCAACTCCGGTGACGCCGCGGCCGCCGACCGTACTCGCCGGGTGCTCGGGCACGTGCTCGACCAGCTGCTGCGGCTGCTGCATCCGATCATCCCGTTCGTCACCGAGGAACTGTGGCAAAACCTCATCGGAAGTCAAGAAGAATCGCTCACCGTCGCGGCGTGGCCCACTCCGGGCCTGATCGACGATGTGGCACAGGCCCAGGTGGAACAGTTGAAGGAACTGGTCACCGAAATCCGCCGCTTCCGCTCCGACCAAGGTGTCAAGCCCAGCCAGACCGTGGCCGCGCGCCTGAGTGGCCTGGCCGAGGTGGGCTTGGCCCAGCAAGAGCCGCTGATTCGCACGCTGGCGAAGCTGGAGGATGCCGAGGACTTCAACTCCACGGCCGAACTGGCCGTCACCGACCAGCTGAGCGTGCAACTGGACACGCGCGGCACCATCGACGTCGCCGCCGAGCGCGCTCGCTTGGACAAGGCGCTGGCCGCCGCGCAGAAGGAGCTCACCCAGTGTTCCAAGAAGCTGGGCAACGAGGGTTTCCTAGCGAAGGCTCCGGCCGAGGTGGTGGAGAAGATCCGAGGTCGGGCGACCTCGGCTGAGTCCGATATCGCGCGCATTGAGAGTCAATTGGAACGTCTCGCCGCCAGTTAG
- the meaB gene encoding methylmalonyl Co-A mutase-associated GTPase MeaB gives MSRKVDVESTVRAAREGSVRAVARLLTSVENHSEQLPDIMAAVAAAHQAAGGRAAEVVGITGSPGVGKSTTTNALVQAWRKEGKRVAVLAVDPSSPFSGGAILGDRVRMQDHALDEGVYIRSMSSRGHLGGLTATTPQAVRLLEGMDFDVIVVETVGVGQAEVEIADLADTTLVLLAPGMGDGIQAVKAGILEIADLFVVNKSDRDGAAATVRDLRAMMALVRREPGQWRQPIVQTVAHEGTGIDEVIAEAAKHHQWLAQEDKLRVRRRERARSEITALVGAQLRRRYTVDDATAEAVAQGELDPYAAAEAILGRQY, from the coding sequence ATGAGTCGCAAAGTCGACGTAGAGTCCACGGTCCGTGCCGCCCGCGAGGGTTCGGTACGGGCCGTGGCCCGACTTCTGACCTCGGTCGAAAACCACTCCGAGCAACTGCCCGACATCATGGCCGCTGTTGCCGCGGCCCATCAGGCCGCCGGTGGCCGCGCCGCCGAGGTCGTCGGCATCACCGGTTCGCCGGGTGTCGGCAAGTCCACGACCACCAACGCGCTGGTCCAGGCGTGGCGCAAGGAGGGCAAACGGGTGGCGGTGTTGGCCGTTGACCCCTCTAGCCCGTTTTCCGGAGGCGCGATTCTGGGCGACCGGGTGCGGATGCAAGACCATGCCTTGGACGAGGGCGTGTACATCCGCTCCATGTCCTCACGGGGGCATCTGGGCGGCTTGACGGCGACGACCCCGCAGGCGGTGCGCCTGCTTGAGGGTATGGACTTTGACGTCATCGTCGTGGAGACGGTCGGCGTCGGCCAGGCTGAGGTGGAGATCGCCGACCTCGCCGACACCACGTTGGTGTTGCTGGCCCCAGGCATGGGCGACGGGATTCAGGCGGTCAAGGCCGGAATCTTGGAGATCGCCGACCTCTTCGTGGTCAATAAGTCCGACCGTGACGGCGCCGCGGCCACTGTGCGTGACCTGCGCGCCATGATGGCGTTGGTGCGCCGAGAGCCCGGCCAGTGGCGACAGCCGATTGTGCAGACCGTCGCGCACGAGGGCACAGGCATTGACGAGGTCATCGCCGAGGCCGCCAAGCACCACCAGTGGCTGGCCCAAGAGGACAAGCTGCGGGTACGCCGCCGCGAGCGGGCCCGCTCGGAGATCACCGCGCTGGTCGGGGCGCAACTGCGCCGCCGCTATACCGTCGACGACGCCACCGCCGAGGCCGTGGCCCAAGGCGAGCTGGACCCGTATGCGGCAGCCGAGGCGATCTTGGGCCGCCAGTACTGA
- a CDS encoding bifunctional folylpolyglutamate synthase/dihydrofolate synthase — MDFTLDRIKALLDLLGEPQKSFRAIHITGTNGKTSTARMIDNLLRAHGLRTGRFTSPHLETVAERISIDGEPIDTDSLVHVYNEVAPLADMIDAQFEESLTYFDMTVALAMAAFADAPVDVGVIEVGLGGETDSTNVLGAEVAVITPIGLDHTKFLGDTIGQIATMKAGIVHEGATLVTAHQDVEAMEPLLRRAAAMKAELVAQGRAFDVVERFPAVGGQQLTIRTKAATYENIFLPLHGEHQAQNAAVALAAVETLLGAGTPKALDGEVIAEAFAQASSPGRLEVVRTAPTIVLDAAHNPAGMTATVAGLQESFSFRKLVAVVGILGDKDAEEMLDKLEPIVDEVVITRPESERAQPPARLAVAAREVFGDERVFVVPYLPDALERAVELVEAEEAAYGGGGVLVTGSVFTVSDARRLLVKDD; from the coding sequence ATGGACTTCACTTTGGACCGGATCAAGGCGCTGCTGGACTTGTTGGGCGAACCGCAAAAGTCGTTTCGCGCCATCCACATCACCGGCACCAACGGTAAGACCTCCACGGCGCGCATGATCGACAACCTGTTGCGCGCCCACGGCTTGCGCACGGGTCGGTTCACCAGTCCGCACCTGGAGACGGTCGCCGAACGCATCTCCATTGACGGCGAACCGATCGACACCGACAGCCTCGTCCACGTCTATAACGAGGTCGCGCCGCTAGCGGACATGATCGACGCCCAGTTCGAGGAGTCCCTGACCTACTTTGACATGACGGTGGCGCTGGCAATGGCGGCGTTCGCTGACGCGCCGGTGGATGTGGGCGTCATCGAGGTCGGGCTGGGCGGGGAGACCGATTCGACCAATGTCTTGGGGGCTGAGGTCGCCGTTATCACCCCAATCGGCTTGGACCACACCAAGTTCCTCGGCGACACCATAGGCCAGATCGCCACTATGAAGGCCGGAATCGTGCACGAGGGCGCCACCCTTGTCACCGCCCACCAAGACGTTGAGGCCATGGAACCGCTGCTGCGCCGCGCCGCGGCTATGAAGGCGGAACTAGTGGCGCAGGGCCGGGCGTTCGATGTGGTGGAACGCTTCCCGGCGGTGGGCGGGCAGCAGCTGACGATCCGCACCAAGGCCGCCACGTACGAGAACATCTTTTTGCCTTTGCACGGCGAGCACCAGGCGCAAAACGCGGCCGTGGCGCTGGCGGCGGTGGAAACACTATTGGGCGCGGGGACACCTAAGGCCCTCGATGGCGAGGTCATCGCCGAGGCGTTCGCGCAGGCTTCCAGCCCGGGACGGTTGGAAGTTGTGCGCACCGCGCCGACGATCGTACTGGACGCGGCGCATAACCCGGCGGGAATGACCGCCACCGTGGCTGGGTTGCAGGAGTCGTTCTCGTTTCGCAAGTTGGTGGCCGTCGTGGGCATCCTGGGGGATAAGGACGCCGAGGAGATGCTCGACAAACTGGAGCCGATTGTGGACGAGGTCGTCATTACTCGGCCTGAGTCCGAGCGTGCGCAGCCTCCGGCGCGCTTGGCGGTGGCCGCGCGCGAAGTCTTCGGTGATGAGCGGGTCTTTGTCGTGCCCTACCTGCCCGATGCGCTCGAACGTGCCGTGGAACTGGTCGAGGCGGAGGAAGCCGCCTATGGAGGCGGGGGAGTGCTGGTGACCGGTTCGGTCTTTACCGTCTCCGACGCCCGACGTTTGCTGGTGAAAGATGACTAA